Proteins encoded by one window of Channa argus isolate prfri chromosome 1, Channa argus male v1.0, whole genome shotgun sequence:
- the LOC137133619 gene encoding coiled-coil domain-containing protein 6-like: MADSASESDTDGAGSSSATPMSSSASNSGKPSIVISQFRLEELTNRLASLQQENKVLKIELETFKLKCKALQEENRDLRKASVTIQARAEQEEEFISNTLFKKIQALQKEKETLAVNYEKEEEFLTNELSRKLMQLQHEKAELEQHLEQEQEFQVNKLMKKIKKMENETISKQLTLEQLRREKIDLENTLEQEQEALVNRLWKRMDKLEAEKRILQEKLDQPVSAPPSPRDVSMEIDSPENMMRHIRFLKNEVERLKKSLRTTELQHTEKRAQYIEEERHMREENIRLQRKLQREMERREALCRQLSESESSLEMDDERYFNEMSAQGLRARTVSSPIPYTPSPSSSRPISPGLSYGSHTVGFTPPATLSRAAISHYNTPALHVHGSSSHAVARPSPRRSTSPDKFKRPTPPPSPNTHSGAQQAQPPLPPPAQPMVQSMSSPAAMSQHAAAAQQQPPSQP; encoded by the exons ATGGCGGACAGCGCGAGCGAGAGCGACACCGACGGAGCGGGCAGCAGCTCGGCAACCCCCATGTCGTCCTCCGCTTCAAATTCGGGAAAACCGAGCATAGTCATTTCACAGTTTCGTTTGGAGGAATTGACGAATCGCCTGGCCTCCCTGCAGCAGGAGAATAAAGTTCTTAAAATTGAGCTGGAGACGTTCAAACTCAAGTGCAAAGCCCTGCAGGAGGAGAATCGGGACCTCCGCAAAGCTAGCGTCACCATT CAAGCAAGAGCAGAGCAAGAGGAGGAATTTATCAGTAACACCTTGTTCAAGAAGATCCAGGCCCTTCAAAAGGAGAAGGAGACCTTGGCAGTCAACTatgaaaaggaggaggaatTTCTCACCAATGAACTGTCGAGGAAGCTAATGCAA CTCCAGCATGAAAAAGCGGAGTTGGAGCAGCACTTGGAACAAGAGCAAGAGTTCCAGGTTAACAAGCTCATGAAAAAGATCAAGAAGATGGAGAATGAAACCATCTCAAAGCAGCTAACCCTGGAACAG TTGAGGCGGGAGAAGATCGACCTTGAGAACACATTAGAGCAGGAACAAGAAGCCCTGGTCAACAGACTATGGAAACGGATGGACAAACTGGAGGCTGAAAAAAG AATCCTTCAAGAGAAGTTGGACCAGCCTGTTTCAGCTCCACCCTCCCCAAGAGACGTTTCCATGGAGATTGACTCACCAGAGAACATGATGCGACATATTCGCTTCCTGAAGAATGAGGTGGAAAGGCTTAAGAAAAGCTTACGCACCACTGAACTGCAGC ACACAGAGAAACGTGCCCAGTACATAGAGGAGGAGCGACACATGAGGGAGGAGAACATCCGGCTGCAGAGGAAACTTCAAAGAGAAATGGAACGCAGGGAGGCTCTGTGCAGGCAACTGTCAGAAAGTGAATCCAGTCTGGAGATGGATGATGAGAG GTACTTTAACGAGATGTCTGCACAGGGCTTGCGAGCAAGAACCGTGTCCAGCCCCATTCCTTACACCCCCTCCCCCAGCTCCAGCCGACCCATATCACCTG GTCTCTCGTATGGCAGCCACACAGTTGGCTTCACCCCTCCAGCTACACTGTCCAGAGCAGCCATCTCCCACTATAACACCCCTGCCCTGCACGTCCACGGAAGCTCCTCTCATGCTGTAGCG AGGCCCTCTCCAAGAAGAAGCACCAGTCCTGACAAATTCAAACGTCCAACGCCCCCACCCTCCCCCAACACGCACTCAGGGGCCCAGCAGGCTCAGCCTCCACTACCCCCACCAGCTCAACCAATGGTCCAGTCCATGTCCTCCCCGGCAGCTATGTCGCAGcacgcagcagcagcacagcagcagcctccCTCCCAGCCTTAA